A DNA window from Streptococcus sp. LPB0220 contains the following coding sequences:
- a CDS encoding nitroreductase family protein has product MKFLELNKKRHAIKHFTDQPVDPKDVRTAIEIATLAPSAHNSQPWKFVVVRQKNAELAKLAYGANYDQVMEAPVTIALFTDTDLQKRARKIARVGGVKNFTDEQLQYFMQNLPAEFARYDVQQTSDYLALNAGLVAMNLVLALTDQGIGTNIILGFDKSKINEVLDIEERFRPEVLITVGYAAEKVEPSYRLPVDEIIDKR; this is encoded by the coding sequence ATGAAATTTCTAGAGCTCAATAAAAAACGCCATGCGATCAAGCATTTCACTGACCAACCGGTCGATCCAAAGGATGTACGGACCGCTATTGAGATCGCAACCTTGGCCCCTAGTGCCCACAATAGCCAGCCTTGGAAATTTGTGGTCGTTCGTCAAAAAAATGCTGAATTGGCAAAATTAGCCTATGGTGCAAACTACGATCAAGTCATGGAAGCACCTGTGACCATCGCCCTCTTTACAGATACTGATTTGCAAAAACGGGCTCGCAAGATTGCGCGTGTCGGTGGAGTTAAAAACTTCACAGATGAGCAATTGCAATACTTTATGCAAAATCTTCCTGCTGAATTTGCGCGCTATGATGTCCAACAAACAAGTGATTACTTGGCTTTGAATGCCGGTCTTGTGGCGATGAACTTGGTACTTGCTTTGACGGACCAAGGCATTGGAACCAATATTATCTTGGGATTTGATAAATCAAAAATCAATGAAGTATTGGACATCGAAGAGCGCTTCCGTCCGGAAGTCTTGATTACGGTTGGCTATGCGGCTGAAAAAGTAGAGCCAAGCTATCGCTTACCAGTGGACGAAATCATTGACAAACGCTAA